One window from the genome of Salvia splendens isolate huo1 chromosome 9, SspV2, whole genome shotgun sequence encodes:
- the LOC121749192 gene encoding oleosin H2-like, which produces MAEHHHQGPTDAVKSYLPDNVPSTSQGLAVAILFPFGSILLSLSVLILTSTLFCIAVSAPLFLLFSPIIVPAVITLALAVVGFLTSGVFGITALSSFMWIVTYFRKMRASWPEQFEQARRRVGDAASHVGQSVREVGQKAQATAWS; this is translated from the coding sequence ATGGCGGAGCACCACCACCAGGGTCCCACGGACGCCGTGAAGAGCTACCTCCCCGACAACGTCCCCTCCACCTCCCAAGGACTCGCCGTCGCCATTCTCTTCCCATTCGGCAGCATCCTCCTCAGCCTCTCCGTCCTCATCCTCACCAGCACCCTCTTCTGCATCGCCGTCTCCGCCCCGCTCTTCCTCCTCTTCAGCCCCATTATTGTCCCGGCCGTCATCACTCTCGCCCTCGCAGTAGTCGGGTTCTTGACCTCCGGGGTTTTCGGCATCACGGCGCTCTCGTCGTTCATGTGGATCGTTACTTACTTTAGAAAGATGAGGGCGAGCTGGCCGGAGCAGTTCGAGCAAGCCAGGCGGCGCGTAGGGGACGCGGCGAGCCATGTGGGCCAGAGTGTAAGGGAGGTGGGCCAAAAGGCCCAAGCTACCGCATGGTCTTGA
- the LOC121747576 gene encoding protein LATERAL ORGAN BOUNDARIES-like, which translates to MASSSSYNSPCAACKFLRRKCMPGCIFAPYFPPEEPQKFANVHKIFGASNVSKLLNDLLPHQRDDAVNSLAYEAEARVRDPVYGCVGAISFLQRQVDRLQKELDAANADLIRFACAGAIPPSPAPHAAVVGTPRQRGGGGGGGGGFYQTPHSNYTFPYNYHCPWNGGYNPHGGGGDM; encoded by the coding sequence ATGGCTTCCTCCAGTTCGTACAATTCGCCTTGCGCGGCGTGCAAATTCCTGCGGCGGAAGTGTATGCCGGGGTGCATCTTCGCGCCCTACTTCCCACCGGAGGAGCCGCAGAAGTTCGCCAACGTGCACAAGATCTTCGGCGCCAGCAACGTCTCCAAGCTCCTCAACGACCTCCTCCCCCACCAGCGCGACGACGCCGTTAACTCGCTCGCCTACGAGGCCGAGGCGCGCGTCCGCGACCCCGTCTACGGCTGCGTCGGAGCCATCTCCTTCCTCCAGAGGCAGGTCGACCGCCTCCAGAAGGAGCTCGACGCCGCCAACGCAGACCTCATCCGCTTCGCCTGCGCCGGCGCCATCCCCCCATCCCCCGCCCCCCACGCCGCGGTCGTGGGCACACCGCGGCAGCGGggcggaggtggaggtggaggaggaggatttTATCAAACACCACATAGTAATTACACATTTCCTTATAACTACCATTGCCCATGGAATGGTGGCTATAATCCTCATGGAGGGGGAGGGGATATGTAG